Proteins found in one Elusimicrobiota bacterium genomic segment:
- the pyrF gene encoding orotidine-5'-phosphate decarboxylase, whose protein sequence is MKKIILALDINNKEKALKLVSDMSPYIDLFKVGPILFLKEGKEIIKMIKGLGKEVFLDLKFHDIPATVQRSVESAKELGVYSLTVHSSGGREMLYAASSVANRPKIWAVTVLTSHKAKTEEIAKKALFAKECGLDGVIASPLEIEEIKKVCGKDFTVVTPGIRTEKIDDDQKRIATPASAVKAGADFIVIGRPIIEAQNPIEVAKKISEEIEK, encoded by the coding sequence ATGAAAAAAATTATACTTGCGCTGGATATAAATAATAAAGAAAAAGCCCTAAAATTAGTAAGCGATATGTCTCCTTATATCGATTTGTTTAAAGTAGGGCCGATCCTTTTTTTGAAAGAAGGGAAAGAAATAATAAAAATGATAAAAGGATTGGGCAAGGAAGTATTTCTTGACTTAAAATTTCATGACATACCGGCTACGGTACAAAGATCCGTTGAATCAGCGAAAGAGCTTGGGGTTTATAGCCTCACAGTTCATTCGTCCGGCGGAAGAGAGATGCTTTACGCGGCTTCTTCAGTAGCAAACAGGCCAAAAATATGGGCTGTGACGGTTTTAACAAGCCATAAAGCAAAGACAGAAGAAATAGCAAAGAAAGCTTTATTTGCAAAGGAATGCGGTTTGGACGGAGTTATAGCATCGCCGCTTGAAATTGAAGAAATTAAAAAAGTTTGCGGCAAAGATTTTACCGTTGTAACTCCCGGAATAAGAACTGAAAAAATTGACGATGACCAGAAGCGGATCGCGACCCCTGCTTCGGCAGTAAAAGCCGGGGCTGATTTTATTGTTATCGGACGTCCTATAATTGAAGCTCAAAATCCTATTGAAGTGGCAAAAAAAATAAGCGAGGAAATTGAAAAATGA